One stretch of Streptomyces sp. 135 DNA includes these proteins:
- a CDS encoding urease subunit alpha produces the protein MPELSRAAYADLFGPTTGDRIRLADTDLLIEIEEDRSGGPGRSGDESVFGGGKVIRESMGQSRTTRAEGAPDTVITGAVIIDHWGIVKADVGIRDGRITGIGKSGNPDTMDGVHPDLVIGPETEVIAGNGKILTAGGIDTHIHFISPTIVDEALASGVTTLFGGGTGPAEGSKATTITPGAWHLARMFAAMESSPVNIGFLGKGNTVSAESMHAQLRAGAVSFKIHEDWGATPATIDACLNVCEETGAQLAVHSDTLNEAGFVDATFDAVAGRTLHAFHVEGAGGGHAPDMITAVSLPNMLPSSTNPTRPHTVNTVEEHLDMLMVCHHLNPAVPEDLAFAESRIRPTTIGAEDILHDLGAISIMSSDSQAMGRIGEVIMRTWQTAHVMKRRRGFLPGDTRADNRRARRYVAKYTINPAVAQGIDHELGSVESGKLADLVLWDPAFFGVKPQTVLKGGQIAYAQMGDANASIPTPQPVLPRRMYGAHGRAPGLNSVNFVTQSALDDGLVERLGLDKQFLAIRSTRGRSKADMRENDALPRVEVAPDSFAVTIDGELVEPSPAAELPLAQRYFLF, from the coding sequence ATGCCTGAGCTGTCCCGTGCCGCGTACGCCGACCTGTTCGGCCCCACGACCGGTGACAGGATCCGGCTCGCCGACACCGATCTCCTGATCGAGATCGAGGAGGACCGCTCCGGCGGTCCCGGCCGCTCCGGCGACGAGTCGGTGTTCGGCGGCGGCAAGGTCATCCGCGAGTCGATGGGCCAGTCCCGCACCACACGCGCCGAAGGAGCCCCGGACACCGTCATCACGGGCGCGGTGATCATCGACCACTGGGGGATCGTCAAGGCCGACGTCGGCATCCGCGACGGCCGCATCACCGGCATCGGCAAGTCCGGCAACCCGGACACCATGGACGGGGTTCACCCCGATCTCGTCATCGGCCCGGAGACCGAGGTCATCGCGGGCAACGGCAAGATCCTCACCGCGGGCGGCATCGACACCCACATCCACTTCATCTCGCCGACCATCGTCGACGAGGCGCTCGCCTCCGGTGTCACCACCCTCTTCGGCGGCGGCACGGGCCCCGCCGAGGGCAGCAAGGCGACCACGATCACGCCGGGGGCCTGGCACCTGGCGCGGATGTTCGCGGCCATGGAGTCCAGCCCCGTCAACATCGGCTTCCTCGGCAAGGGCAACACCGTCTCCGCCGAGTCGATGCACGCCCAGCTCCGCGCCGGCGCCGTCAGCTTCAAGATCCACGAGGACTGGGGCGCGACGCCCGCCACCATCGACGCCTGTCTGAACGTGTGCGAGGAGACCGGCGCCCAACTCGCCGTCCACTCCGACACCCTCAACGAAGCGGGCTTCGTCGACGCCACGTTCGACGCCGTCGCCGGGCGCACCCTGCACGCCTTCCACGTCGAGGGCGCGGGCGGCGGACACGCCCCGGACATGATCACCGCGGTGTCACTGCCGAACATGCTGCCGAGCTCCACGAACCCGACCCGGCCGCACACGGTCAACACCGTCGAGGAACACCTCGACATGCTGATGGTCTGTCACCACCTCAACCCGGCCGTCCCCGAGGACCTGGCCTTCGCCGAGTCACGTATCCGGCCCACGACGATCGGCGCGGAGGACATCCTCCACGACCTCGGCGCCATCTCGATCATGTCCTCGGACTCGCAGGCCATGGGACGCATCGGCGAGGTCATCATGCGTACCTGGCAGACCGCGCACGTGATGAAGCGGCGCCGCGGCTTCCTGCCGGGGGACACCCGCGCCGACAACCGCCGTGCGCGTCGCTATGTCGCCAAGTACACGATCAACCCGGCCGTCGCACAGGGCATCGACCACGAGCTCGGCTCGGTCGAGTCCGGGAAACTCGCCGACCTCGTGCTGTGGGACCCGGCGTTCTTCGGCGTCAAGCCCCAGACCGTCCTCAAGGGCGGACAGATCGCCTACGCGCAGATGGGCGACGCCAACGCCTCCATCCCGACCCCGCAGCCGGTCCTGCCGCGCCGCATGTACGGGGCGCACGGCAGGGCTCCGGGGCTGAACTCGGTCAACTTCGTGACCCAGTCAGCGCTGGACGACGGGCTCGTGGAGCGCCTCGGCCTGGACAAGCAGTTCCTGGCCATCCGCTCCACGCGCGGCCGCTCCAAGGCGGACATGCGCGAGAACGACGCGCTGCCCCGCGTGGAGGTCGCCCCCGACAGCTTCGCCGTCACCATCGACGGTGAACTGGTCGAGCCGTCACCCGCCGCTGAACTGCCACTCGCCCAGCGGTACTTCCTCTTCTGA
- a CDS encoding urease subunit beta has product MHAATHGTGQGPVPGEILFADEPVPFNEGREVTRLTVLNAADRPVQVGSHYHFAEANPGLDFDRGAAHGKRLNIAAGTAVRFEPGIPVDVELVPLAGKRVVPGLRGETGGALDA; this is encoded by the coding sequence ATGCATGCCGCCACGCACGGCACAGGTCAGGGGCCCGTCCCCGGGGAGATCCTCTTCGCCGACGAGCCCGTTCCCTTCAACGAGGGCCGCGAGGTCACCCGCCTCACCGTCCTCAACGCCGCCGACCGTCCCGTCCAGGTCGGCTCCCACTACCACTTCGCCGAGGCCAACCCGGGCCTGGACTTCGACCGCGGCGCCGCGCACGGAAAGCGGCTCAACATCGCCGCCGGAACCGCCGTGCGCTTCGAGCCCGGAATCCCCGTCGACGTCGAACTCGTCCCGCTGGCCGGCAAGCGCGTCGTGCCCGGCCTGCGCGGCGAGACCGGAGGTGCCCTCGATGCCTGA
- a CDS encoding urease subunit gamma gives MQLTPHEQERLLIHVAADVAEKRRARGLLLNHPEAIALITSHILEGARDGRTVAELMSSGRKVLTRDDVMAGIPEMIHDVQVEATFPDGTKLVTVHDPIV, from the coding sequence GTGCAACTGACCCCGCACGAGCAGGAGAGACTGCTCATCCACGTGGCCGCGGACGTGGCCGAGAAGCGAAGGGCGCGGGGACTGCTGCTCAACCACCCCGAGGCGATCGCCCTCATCACCTCCCACATCCTGGAAGGCGCCCGGGACGGCCGCACCGTCGCCGAGCTGATGTCGTCGGGGCGGAAGGTGCTCACCCGGGACGATGTCATGGCGGGCATCCCGGAGATGATCCACGACGTCCAGGTCGAGGCCACCTTCCCTGACGGCACGAAGCTCGTCACCGTCCACGACCCGATCGTCTGA
- a CDS encoding TetR/AcrR family transcriptional regulator, with product MARVSQEHLDARRRQILDGAALCFARNGFHATSMQDVLKEVGLSAGAVYRYFAGKDELITAIVSEVLTDIKGIFDVVARQSPPPPPDVLLGRVVAQVLDLRPGMRVEGTSYFPRLMVQVWTETLRNDELAALMARIYADVRAAWVKVVEAYQEAGMMRADVPADHVARTMIAVVQGFAAQYALFEGVRVEALREGLGALLGMAEPS from the coding sequence ATGGCTCGCGTATCCCAGGAACACCTCGATGCCCGACGGCGGCAGATTCTCGACGGCGCCGCCCTCTGCTTCGCGCGCAACGGCTTCCACGCCACGTCGATGCAGGACGTCCTGAAGGAAGTGGGCCTCTCGGCGGGCGCCGTCTACCGCTACTTCGCCGGCAAGGACGAGCTGATCACCGCGATCGTCTCCGAGGTGCTCACGGACATCAAAGGCATCTTCGATGTCGTCGCCCGGCAGAGTCCGCCGCCCCCGCCGGACGTCCTGCTGGGCCGCGTGGTGGCGCAGGTCCTCGACCTGAGGCCCGGTATGCGGGTGGAGGGGACCTCGTACTTCCCCCGGCTGATGGTCCAGGTCTGGACGGAGACACTCCGCAACGACGAACTGGCGGCCCTCATGGCCCGGATCTACGCGGATGTGCGCGCCGCCTGGGTGAAGGTCGTCGAGGCCTACCAGGAGGCGGGCATGATGCGCGCGGACGTGCCCGCCGACCACGTCGCCCGCACGATGATCGCCGTGGTGCAGGGATTCGCCGCGCAGTACGCCCTCTTCGAAGGGGTGCGCGTCGAGGCGCTGCGGGAGGGCCTCGGAGCATTGCTCGGTATGGCGGAGCCCAGCTGA
- a CDS encoding ABC transporter permease, producing MSTPPPPDSRSGQGPRIAVVAVLVPALVALALWAFAWPAARTAPRDLPLGVAGPAAAAEPVAQRLEQREGAFEVHRYADEAAARSAIEGRTVYGAVVATPEGPKLLTATAASPVVAQLLEQAVREQAPEGTQVPTVDVVPAPAADPRGSALGSSVLPLAIAGVAAGALVTLGGLRGLRAAGALVLAAGLVGVVAAALTHSWLGVLTGNWWAEAGALGLSTLAVSATVAGIGALLGPAGIGVGALLMVLLGNPFSGVTSAPRLLPEPIGVIGQLLPPGAGGTLLRSVSFFDGAQAAAPALTLGIWTVLGLTGVLLGARRGRRAPAPEEPSAVRDAAPVG from the coding sequence ATGTCCACGCCACCGCCACCCGACAGCCGCTCCGGGCAAGGCCCGCGCATCGCGGTGGTGGCCGTCCTGGTCCCCGCACTCGTCGCGCTCGCGCTCTGGGCCTTCGCCTGGCCCGCCGCACGTACCGCCCCACGCGATCTGCCCCTCGGCGTCGCCGGGCCGGCCGCCGCGGCGGAGCCGGTCGCACAACGGCTCGAGCAGCGCGAGGGCGCGTTCGAGGTGCATCGTTACGCGGATGAGGCCGCCGCCCGGTCCGCGATCGAGGGACGGACCGTGTACGGCGCGGTCGTCGCCACGCCCGAGGGCCCCAAGCTGCTGACCGCGACGGCCGCGAGCCCGGTCGTCGCCCAGCTCCTGGAGCAGGCGGTGCGGGAACAGGCACCCGAGGGCACGCAGGTGCCAACGGTCGACGTGGTGCCCGCCCCCGCGGCCGACCCGAGGGGCTCGGCTCTCGGGTCGAGCGTGCTGCCGCTGGCGATCGCCGGGGTCGCCGCCGGCGCGCTCGTCACACTGGGCGGACTGCGCGGGCTCCGCGCGGCGGGGGCACTGGTCCTGGCCGCCGGGCTCGTCGGCGTCGTCGCGGCCGCGCTCACCCACAGCTGGCTGGGTGTCCTCACCGGCAACTGGTGGGCGGAAGCAGGGGCGTTGGGGCTCTCCACCCTCGCGGTGAGCGCCACGGTCGCCGGGATCGGAGCGCTGCTCGGCCCGGCGGGCATCGGGGTCGGCGCCCTGCTGATGGTGCTCCTCGGCAACCCCTTCTCCGGCGTGACCTCCGCACCACGGCTGCTGCCCGAACCGATCGGCGTCATCGGGCAGTTGCTGCCGCCCGGGGCCGGGGGCACCCTGCTGCGCTCGGTGTCCTTCTTCGACGGCGCCCAAGCCGCCGCACCGGCCTTGACCCTCGGCATCTGGACCGTGCTCGGCCTCACCGGCGTCCTGCTCGGCGCGCGGCGCGGGCGGCGCGCACCGGCCCCGGAGGAACCCTCGGCCGTACGGGATGCCGCACCGGTGGGCTGA
- a CDS encoding type II toxin-antitoxin system Phd/YefM family antitoxin, with the protein MAYEIPVTQARAELAELINRVVYGGERVVVTRHGKPLVALVSAADLERLEALAEAVETPEERTVSTVTSIGSAPPAGTGSEHRRFGIAAEHRGPNVT; encoded by the coding sequence ATGGCCTACGAGATTCCGGTGACGCAAGCCCGGGCAGAGCTCGCCGAGCTGATCAACCGCGTCGTCTACGGCGGCGAGCGGGTCGTCGTCACGCGCCACGGCAAGCCGCTCGTGGCGCTGGTCTCCGCCGCTGATCTGGAGCGCCTCGAAGCGCTCGCCGAAGCCGTGGAGACCCCGGAGGAGCGCACGGTCAGCACCGTGACCTCGATCGGTTCCGCGCCGCCCGCCGGTACGGGGTCGGAGCACCGGCGGTTCGGCATCGCGGCGGAGCACCGAGGGCCCAACGTGACGTAA
- a CDS encoding helix-turn-helix domain-containing protein: MVTKQLLQGLPEDADLRRADSLAREIFSDVANKWALLIIETLGDETLRFSALRDGVEGISHKMLTQNLRMLERNGLVERKVHPTVPPRVEYTLTEAGRGLRATVDGMCEWTHRHLGHIEASRLRFDA; the protein is encoded by the coding sequence ATGGTGACCAAACAACTGCTCCAAGGGCTGCCCGAGGACGCGGACCTCAGGCGCGCGGACTCGCTGGCCCGGGAGATCTTCTCGGACGTCGCCAACAAGTGGGCGCTCCTGATCATCGAGACGCTCGGTGACGAGACCTTGCGCTTCAGTGCGCTGCGGGACGGGGTCGAGGGCATCAGCCACAAGATGCTCACGCAGAACCTGCGCATGCTGGAGCGCAACGGCCTGGTCGAGCGGAAGGTGCACCCCACCGTGCCGCCGCGCGTCGAGTACACCCTCACCGAGGCCGGCCGGGGCCTGCGCGCCACGGTCGACGGCATGTGCGAGTGGACCCACCGCCACCTCGGTCACATCGAGGCGTCGCGCCTCCGCTTCGACGCCTGA